CACGATGCCCGATCAGGCCCGGTACCTCGACGTCAGCGGCTGAGCCCGCCGTACGAACGTGATTACGTTCCTGAGCGTCACCTGAAAAAAGGTGATGAATTCCTCTAACCGAGGAACAGCCCCCGCCGACAGTGCGGGGTGAGCACGGATTGCTCCCAGCGAATCGGCCAGGGATTGGCCGTCCAAAGGTGGACAAGCCGCACCGAGGCAGGTGCGGCCCTACGACGCATCCCTGGGGGAGCAATGTTCGATTCCGTGACAACCCGAGCGCTCACCAGCGCGCTCGACGGCTTGGCGGCCCGGCAGAGCGCCATCGCTGACAACCTCGCCAACGTCAACACCCCGAACTTCCACGCCCGCCGCGTCCAGTTCGAGGACGCGCTGGCTGACTCGGTGCGCCAGGGCGACGGCGCGGTCGAGGCCGCCGCCTCCCGCTCCTTGGAGCCCACCCGCCTGAACGGCAACAACGTCAACACGGACACTGAGACGCTCTCCAACGCCGACACCGTGCTGCGCTACCAGTTCGCCGCCCAGTCGCTGACCGGTCACTTCAGCAACGTCCGCACCGCCCTCAGGAGCGCCTGACCATGCCTATGGACGCCATCGGAATCGCGGGAACCTCTCTGAGCACCCACCGCAAGTGGCTGGACGCGGTCTCCGACAACCTCGCCAACGTCAACACGGTCACCTCCACCGATGACGACGCCTTCCAGGCCCGGTACGTGACTGCCGTCGCCAATGCTGACAACCAGGGCGTCTCCGCAGCCGGAAACGAATGGGGCGACCCGGAGGGCCGGGTGGTCCATGAGCCCGACCATCCCCTGGCCGATGAGGAGGGGTACGTGCGGTACCCGGACATTACGCTCTCCGACCAGATGGGCAGCCTCATCATGGCCCAGCGCGGATACCAGATGAACACCGCGGTGGTGGACCGAGCCATCGACATCTACCAGGCCGCCATCCAGATCGGAGCCCAGCAGTGACCGAAGCGATCTTCTCGGCAGCGCCGACCACGGCCACCGGATACGTTCAGCAGCAGCCCCAGCTCGAATCCGCCGGGGCTCTGGCCGGGGCCAGCGCCGCCGAAGGCGCAGGCTCATCCTTCGCCTCCATGCTCGGCGGAGCGGTGGACGACATCTCAGGCATGGAGTCCAGCGCCCGGCAGCTGTCCGTGGACGGTGTGAGCGGCAACCTGGACGACCTCCACCAGGCCACCTTGGCCCAGCAGCGGGCCTCACTGGCCTTCGAGACCATCTCCGCCTTCCGCAACCGCGGGGTGGAGGCCTTCAACGAGATCATGCGGATGCAGGCGTAGACCATGGCAGAGACGACGACGGACCGCAGCGCAGGCGCCAGGACCAGCCCGATGGACGCTGTGCGGCAGCACTTGGCCGGGTGGAGCGCGGCCCAGAAGACCTTGGCCATCATCGGTGCTGCTGTGCTCGCCCTCGGCGGGTACGCGCTCTACCACTTCATGTCCCAGCCGAGCATGGCTCCTGTGTACACCGGCCTCGCCCCGGAGGACTCCTCCGAGATCGTTGAGCAGCTGCGCGCCGACGGCGTCCCCTACGAGCTCGCCTCCGGCGGCTCCACGGTCCTCGTCCCGGAGGAGCAGGTGTACGAGGCCCGCATCCAGGCCGCCTCGGCCGGGCTTCCCGCCTCCACCCGCGGAGGGTACGGGCTGCTGGACGACATGGGCGTGACCTCCTCAGACTTCCAGCAGACAGCGACCTACAAGCGAGCCCTGGAAGGTGAGCTGGCCAGCACTGTCGAAGGCTTCAGCTCCGTGCAGACGGCAGCGGTGATTCTCTCCCTTCCCGAGGAGACCGTGTTCTCCGACGCTCAGCAGGACGCCACAGCATCCATCTTCATGGATCCGGCTCCCGGCACTGTGATCACCGACAACCAGGTGCAGTCGGTCATCCAGCTGGTCTCCGGCGCCGTGGACGGCCTGCAGCCGCAGAACGTGGCCGTGGTGGACGCCGACGGCGGCATGCTCGCCGCCGTGGGGGACAGCCCCTCCGGATCCGGCGCGGGGGCAGCGGCCGAATATGAGGAGCGCGTGGCCGAATCGGTGCAGGCCATGCTGGACACCGTCGTCGGCCGCGGGAACTCCACCGTCGCGGTGACCGCAGATGTGAACCCGGAGTCGGCCGAGCGCCTCGAGGAGACCTTCGAGGCTCCCGACGAGGTCCCTGCCCTGCGCGAGTCCTCCTCCTCGGAGAACTACACCGGAACCGGCGGGGGCGCGGCCGGCGTCCTCGGCCCGGACAACATCGCCGTCCCCGGAGGCGGTGACGGCGAAGGCACCTACACCGCGGAGACCGAGGAGCTCGAGAACGCCATCAACAAGGTCACCGAGACCACCACGGTCCCGGCCGGCGCGCTGAACAGCCAGTCGATCTCCGTGGCCGTGGACGAGGGCGCCGCCGCCGGACTGGACATGCCGGTCCTCACCGCGATGGTCACCGACGCCGCGGGCCTCAGCGATGAGCGGGGGGACGCGCTGAACGTCTCCATCGTCCCGTTCTCCACCGCTGACGCCGAGGCGGCGGAGGAGGCTCTCGCCGAGGCCGAGGCGCAGGCTGCCGCGGAGGCCGAGCGGGAGCAGTTCCAGCAGATCCTCACCAGCGCGATCATCGCAGGGGTGCTTCTGCTTCTGCTGCTCGCCGCCCTGCTGATCCTCCGTCGGAGGAAGAAGCAGGAGGCCGAGGAGCTTGAGGACCTCGGAGAGTCCTATCCCTATGAGGCCCTCGGGGCTCCGCCGGCTGCCGCCGCAGAGCAGCCTGGAGCCATCCCGCCGCCGCCGGCAGGGGCAGCTGCCCTGCCGCCCTCGGACCACGGCCCCGCCGGAGACGACGGCGGCGCGGCAGATCCCGGCGACGAGGAGTCCGTGCAGCGCCGTGCCGAGCTCAACGCCCTGGCTGCCCAGGATCCTGAACGGATGGCCGAGCACCTCCGGGCCCTGATGGACGAGGAGGCGGCCAAGGCATGAGTCAGGCTCCTGTCACGCTCACCGGCACCCAGAAGGTCGCCCTGGTGCTGATGCAGATGGACCGTCAGCAGGCCTCTGAGGTGCTGCGTCACTTCAGTGAGCTGGAGTCGGACGAGATCATCGCTGAGATCGTCCGTCTGCGCAGGGTGGACAGGCCCACCATCGAGAAGGTCCTGGCCGAGGTCCACCGCGCGATCCGGTCAGGGGCCCCTGCGGCCCGCGGCGGCAAGGACTTCGCCGCCTCCCTGCTGCAGGACACCTTCGGCGCGGAGCAGGCCGACGTCGTCATGGGACGGCTCGCCTCATCCATGGCCGGCAAGTCCTTCGAGTTCCTCGAATCCGTGGACCCCCAGCAGGTTGCTGTGCTCCTCTATGAGGAGCTCCCGCAGACCGTCGCACTGGTGCTCGCTCACCTGAAGCCTGACGTGGCTTCCGTGGTCCTCTCCGGGGTGGACGCCTCCCGCCGCACTGATGTGGCGACCTGCCTCGCCACCATGGGGCCGCCGTCGCCGGACGCCGTCCGGGTGGTCTCCGAGGTGCTGAAGTCGCGCATGGGAGCGTCCGCGGCGCCCAGCGAGCCGGCCGCCGCCGTCGGGGGAGTGCAGCCGCTGGTCGACATCATCAACCGCTCCTCGGTCACCGTGGAGAAGGAGTTGCTCGAGCAGCTGGCCGACCGGGACGAGCAGCTGGCCGAGGAGGTCCGGGCCCGCATGCTGACCTTCGCCGACCTCGTGAGGTTCGACCGGCGCGACGTGCAGCAGATCATGCGCGGCATCGACCCTCCTGTGCTCGCCCTGGCGCTCAAGGGCGCCCCGGAGCAGGTGGAGAAGGTCATCCGCGACAACGTCTCCGAGCGCACCAAGGGGATTCTCGACTCGGAGATGGAGACCCTCGGCGCGGTACGCATGTCCCAGGTGGAGGAGGCGCGCGCCGATGTCGTCCGCCAGATCCGCGAGCTGGAGAACGCAGGCACCATCACTGTGCAGCGGCTCGAGGAGGAGGATGCCCTTGTCCGCTGAGCAGGCCGCCCTGACCCCGCTGAGCTTTGCCACCCTCGGCGGTGCCGTCGTGGACACCCAAGACATCGAGGCGGAGCGTGCCCGCGCTCGCACCCAGGGCTACTCGGCCGGATACGCCGCCGGTGCGAGGGTGGCCGCGGAGCAGGCCCGTGCCCAGCAGGCCGAGCACGCCCGCAGGCTGCAGGCCCAGCGGGAGCAGGCCCAGGCAGAGCACGATGCCGAGCTCGCCGCACTGACCAACGCCGCCGACGCGCTCGCCTCCCGCACCCTCGAGGCGGTGCAGGCGGTGGACCGCTCCCTGACAGCGGCAGCCCTGGAGCTCGCCGAGGCGATCCTCGGCGCCGAGCTGAAGGACGGCCGCCACTGCGCGGAGTCCGCCCTGCGCCGCGTGCTGGAGAACACCGAGCCGGAGGACGTCCGGGCGGTGCGGATGAACCCCCGTGAGGCGCGGCTCATCGCCGAGCAGGCCCAGCAGGCAGGAGTCCGGGCCGCCGCTGACCCCGCGCTGGCACCCGGGGATGCTGTCGCCGACCTCGCCGAAGGGTTCCTCGACGCCAGGATCAGCACCGCCCTGCAGCGGTGCCGGGAGGCACTCGCCTCTCCGGGCGGGTCCTCCGCCCAGCCGGAGGCTGCCGCATGATCGCTGCACCCGCCGCCCCATACACTCCCGCGAGGCTCGACGCTCTGGTCCAGGCCGCCCGGCCGGCCCCGGCCGGAGAGGTCACCCGGATCCTCGGCCTGGGCGTGGAGGTCGGCGGGCTGAGGCCCAGCCGCAGCAGGCGGGCCGCCGCCTCGGGGGCCGCGGCCCGGCTGAGCATGGGAGTCTCCGTGCCGGTGGGAACCGTGGTCGAGATCGGGGTCGGGCGAACACCTGCCGAGGTGGTCGCCGCAGAGGGGGAGAGGCTGCGCTGCATGCCCCTGGCCCCCTTGGGCGGTGTCGCCGTCGGCGACGAGGTCCACGTCTCTGAGAAGCCGTCCCTCATCCCCGCCGGGCCCGGTCTGATCGGCCGGGTGATCGACGGTCTCGGGCGCCCGCTCGACGCTGAGGGGCTGGGCGTCTCCACCCGTCCCCTCGGGGAGCACGAGCTGGTGGGGCTGGACCAGGCCCCGCCGAACCCGATGCGGCGGCGCCGCATCGCCGAGCAGCTGCAGCTGGGCATCCGCAGCCTGGACACGATGACCTCAGTGGGCCGCGGCCAGCGCATGGGCCTCTTCGCCGGCTCCGGGGTGGGCAAATCCTCCCTGCTCTCCATGGCGGCCCGCGGCACGGAGGCGCAGATCAACGTGATCGCCCTGATCGGCGAGCGCGGCCGTGAGGTGCGCGAGTTCCTCGAGGATGATCTCGGCGCCGAGGGGCTGGCCCGGTCCATCGTGGTGGTGGCCACCTCGGACGAGCCTTCGCAGATGCGGCTGCGTGCGGCGTTCGCCGCGACCCGGATCGCTGAGTGGTTCCGCGCGGCGGGCCAGGATGTGCTGCTGATGATGGACTCGCTCTCCCGGGCGGCGATGGCCCAGCGGGAGATCGGCCTCTCGGTGGGGGAGTCTCCGGCGACCCGCGGGTACCCGCCGAGCACCTTCTCCCTGCTGGCCCGACTGCTGGAACGGGCGGGAACCGACGAGGCCGGCTCCATCACCGGCATCTACACGGTGCTGGTGGACGGCGATGACCACAACGAGCCGGTGGCCGACGCCGCCCGCTCCTTCCTCGACGGGCACGTGGTCCTGGACCGCAGGCTTGCCGTGGCCGGGCACTATCCGCCGGTGGACGTGCTCGGCTCCGTCTCCCGGTTGGCCTCCCGGGTGATCAGCTCGGAGCAGAAGGCCGCCGCGGCGAGTCTGCGCAAGGTGCTCTCGGCGCGCCGCGGGGCGCAGGACCTGCTGGATGTGGGCGCCTACCAGCGCGGCGCCCAGCCTCTGGTGGACACTGCGGTGGACCATGCCGAGGCCATCGACGGCTTCCTGCAGCAGGAGCTGGAGGAGAGGGCCTCGGCCGCTGATTCCTGGGTGCGGCTGTCCCGGCTGGTGGGCCGATGGGGGGCTGAGGGCTGATGGCACGCATGTTTCCGCTCTCCGGACTTCTGCGGGTCCGCAGCCTGCGCGAGGCCGACGCCGCGGGGCGGCTCTTCGAGGCCAATGAGAAGGTCCGGCGCACCAACCAGCGGCTGGAGAAGTTCCGCCAGCAGTCCGCGCAGCACGAGCTGCCCTCCGGGCCGCCGGAGTCGATGCTGGCAGTCGCCGCCTCCCGGGCCTCTGCCCGCAGCATGCTCGACGAGCTCTACGCCTACGCCGAGCAGGTCCGTGATGAGCAGCACGAGGCGGAGTCCGAGTATGCCCAGGCGAGACGGGGGCTGAAGGTCGTGGAGAAGCTGCAGGCCAGGCATGACCAGCAGGCTGCCTATGAGCAGCTCGCCGCCGAGCAGGCCGTGCTTGACGAGGCCGCCCAGAGGCTGGCGCGCACCGACGAGGAAGGAACACGATGACCTTCACCTCAGCGATGGGCCGCATCGGCCAGATCGAGAGCACCATCGGCGGGTTCCACCCCCAGCCGCAGGCCGGCTCCGCCCAGCCGGCCCAGGGCTCGTCCTCGTCCAGCGGCGGCAGCGGCCTGGCGGAGGGTTTCGCCCGTGCCTCCGGCAGCGGCCCCCAGCCCACCGCCGGAGCCGCCGGCTCGGGAACGGACTTCGAGGCGCTGATGCGTGTGCTCAGCTTCGCCGAGGACCTCGCCTCCGAGCAGCGCAGCCCCGGGTCCGCGGGCTCGTCCCCCTCGGCGAGCGGCGCAGCTGCGGCATCGTCGTCCTCCGGAGTGACCGCGGCGGCAGGCAGCAGATCCTCCGGAGGGGTCACCGGCAATGACGTGCTCGCCGCCGCTCAGCAGCACCACGGGGTCCCGTACCGGTGGGGCGGCACGAGTCCGAGCAGCGGGCTGGACTGCTCCGGGCTGGTGCAGATCGTGATGGGCGAGCTGGGCATCAGCGTGCCCCGGGTCGCCGCCGACCAGGCGCGGCAGGGCCGCGAGGTCGCCTCCCTCTCAGAGGCCGAGCCGGGTGACCTGATCGTGACCCGCAACGGCGGGCACATCGGCGTCTACGCTGGCGACGGCGAATGGACGCACTCGCCCCGCCCCGGCCGCAGCGTGGTCACCGAGCCGATCAGCGGAAACATCATGACCATCCGCCGCCTGGCGGACTCCCCCTCCGAAGCCGCGGCCTCAGCGGCCGCGCAGGCCGCCTCGGCTGACCGCAGCAGCTTCGAATCCCAGATGTCAGGAGCCGGCGCATGAGCACACTGCTGAACCTTCTCGCGGCGGCCCCCGCGGACCCGGGCGCTGCCGTCAAGGCCGCCGCCCGCACTCGTGGGGACGCTGAGGCGTTCTCCCGGCTGCTCGGCGCCGTCTCTGGAGATGACAGCGCTGAGGACCGCGAGGGCGAAGGCAGCCCGAAGCAGGCGCTCGCCGCTCTGCTGAAGGACGCCGCGGCCGCCGAGGACGAGCACCACGGGGCCGGCGCGGAGACCGAGGGGCTGCGCCGTGCGTTCCTCGCAGCCCTGCATGCCGGACCTCGCAGCGGCTTCGCTGTGCTGGAGACCGAGGAGACGTCCACGGTCCTCGTCGCAGAGCCTGAGGCCCTCGAAGCACTCGCCGAAGAGATTCCCGAGGCGCCGGCTGATGAGGACGAAGAGACGCCCGAGGCCGAGAGCGAGGACGCTCTGCAGGCCGATCCTGACGCTGACCCGCTGGTGTCAGACACCCAGGAGGGAGAACAGTCGCCGGCTCTGCCGACGAGCAGCGGCTCGCAGGAGCAGCAGGCCGACGACGCCGCTGAAGCAGGTTCCGGCGTCCCGGAGGCTGAGGGGGCTGACGAGGTCCCGGGGGCTGAAGCAGCTGATGACGCTGAGCAGGCAGACGGGGCCGAGGAGACAGCCGCCCTCGAGACGAGCCCGGCGCGCACTGACAGGCCCCCGCACGCCGCGGCGGCCGATGATGAGCCCTCCCCTGAGGGCATGCCTTCCGCGGAGGAGCCCGCCGTCGCCGAGGATGGTCAGACCGCAGAGGATCCGTCGGTGCAGACCGCAGAAGCCCCGGCGGCCAAGAATGGCCAGCCTGAGGAGGGGGACCTCCGTCCGGCAGACCGGCGCCCTGAGTCGCCCCGGCCGGGCGATGCTCAGAGCTCCTCCGCTCCGCCGTCCTCAGCTCAGCCCGGCAGCCAGCAGACCGGTGCCGCATCGTCTGCGCCGACCCAGCAGGTCAGCGGCGCGGACGCCGCTCCGGCGCTCGCCCCGCAGGCGCAGGGCACCCCCGCCGCGCACGCAGCCGGCTCGGCAGGCGCCTCCTCGCAGCCGGTGCCCCAGCCGCTGAACGCCCAGCTCAGCACACCGGTCTCCCAGGCAGCCTCCCAGCTGGTCAGCACCGGGGCGGGCGAGCGGACCATGACCATCCGCGTCGCGCCGGAGAGCCTCGGGCCGGTCACCGTCCGTGCGCATATGACGAGCGAGGGGCTCCGGATTGAGCTCTTCGCCCCGCACGAGCAGGGCCGTGAGGCGCTGCGCGGCATCGTCGCGGACCTGCGCCGCGATCTCGCAGGCATGGGCGTCAGCACCGGGGCCTCCCAGGTGAGCATCTCCGACCAGGAGGCCCCCGCGCCGTCGGGCTCCTCCCAGCAGGGCCAGCAGCAGCGCAGCGCGGATCAGCAGCTGATGGACGCCCAGGCCCAGGACCGCGAACAGCTGAGCCGCCGTCCGGGCGATGACGCCCCCGCCGCGCCGGAGGAGGCGCTCGCCGAGCCTGAGCCTGAGGCGGCTCCCCTGCCGCTCGAACCAGACCCCTCGGGCCCGCGGGCCCAGCACATCCCCGGCAGCCTGGACCTGATGGTCTGAGAGAAGGAGAGAAACATGCCAGACGCTATTGCTCCCTCCGTACCCCCGGGCATCGACCCGGGGCTGATCAGCGACGCCATCAGCACCGGGCCCAGCCCGTCCCCCCAGCCGCGCGAGCTGCGCCAGGAGATGGACGGTGAGGTGTTCATGCACCTGCTGGTCACCCAGCTCGCCAACCAGGACCCGTCCTCGCCGATGGACACCAACGACATGATCGCCCAGACCACCCAGCTGGCCTCCATGGAGCAGCTCACCCAGATGGGCTCCATGATGAGCGGCATGGCGGAGGCCCAGCAGCAGCTGCTCTCCATGGACCAGCGGGCCGCGGCCGCCGGACTGATCGGCCAGATCGCCACCACCGAGGAGGGCCCCGACGGCGAGGAGCCGACCACGGGAGTGGTCACCGGGGTCTCCTTCGACGGAGAGGAGCCCATGGTCGCCATCGACGGCGAGCCCGTGCCGTACTCCAGCATCGCCGCCGTCGCCGCACCCATCAGCGAGGAGGACTAGACACCCGCCTTGACCTCCTCCCGCACAGACCACCGCGCAGCCCGCAGGGCGCTGACACCCGTTTTGAAAGGTTGAACCAATGCTTCGCTCCATGAACTCCGGCATCTCCGGCCTCCGCTCCCACCAGACCATGCTGGACGTGACCGGCAACAACATCTCCAACGTCAACACCACCGGCTACAAGGGCCAGTCCACCCAGTTCCAGGACACCCTCAGCCAGATCACCCAGGGCGCAGCCGCGGGCGGCGCCGGCGCCGGCGGCCAGAACCCCGCCCAGATCGGCCTCGGCGTGCAGGTGGCCGGCACCAGCACCAACTTCACCCAGGGCGCGAGCCAGCGCACCGACGTCGCCACCGACATGATGATCTCCGGCGACGGCTTCTTCGTCCTCAACAAGGGCGGCGAGCAGATCCTCACCCGCGCCGGCTCGTTCAGCTTCGACTCCCAGGGACGCCTGACCAGCCCCGACGGCGGAATCGTGCAGGGCCGAATGGGCGTCGACGGCGAGGTTCCGGCCGGCGGTGCTCTGCAGGACATCACGCTGCCCCCGAACATGACGGTGGGCGGCACCGCCACCACGGCCGCCGAGGTGGAGGGCAACCTCCCCTCCGACGCGGAGGCGGGGGAGACCCGGACCCTGGACCGTGAGGTCTTCACCGAGGACGGCACCAGCGAGAACCTCACCCTCACCTTCACCCGCACCGCAGGCGGCTGGGACGTCGCGGGCTCCGTGGGCGGCGCCACCGCCGCCGGAAGCCTGGACGGCGGTCTGAGCGTGGGGGGCATCGACGTGGACCTCACAGGCGTGACCACCTACGCCGGGGTGGACAGCGTCTCCATCGCCTCCCAGAACGGCTCAGGCGCCGGTGTGCTGCAGTCCTACACGATGGGGCCGGACGGTACCCTCACCGGCCAGTTCTCCAACGGCGCCTCGGTCGACATCGCCCAGGTGGTGCTCGGCCAGGTGGACAACCCTGAAGGCCTGGAGAAGGTCGGAAGCTCCGGCTACACGGTCACCGCCAACTCCGGCGGCATCAACTTCGTCCAGCCCGGCGCCGGCGGTGCGGGATCCCTGGTGGGCGGGGCCCTGGAGATGTCCAACGTGGACCTCTCCCAGGAGTTCACCAACCTGATCGTCGCCCAGCGCGGATTCCAGGCCAACGCCCGAATCATCACCACCTCGGACGAGGTCCTGCAGGAGCTGGCCAACATCAAACGATGACGGCACGCCTCGGGCGCTAACCGCGAGCACTGACCGGGCCGACAGTGGGACCTGAAAGGGGACCCTGAACATGATCGTCGTGACCCGGCTCAACCAGAGCCGCTTTGCGGTCAACCCAGACCTCATCGAACGCATCGAGGAGCACCCGGACACGGTGCTTCTGATGGTCAACGGTGAGCGCTATGTGGTGACCGAGCCCATGAGAGAGGTGATCCGCCTGATCGTTGAGCATCGCGCAGCGGTGGTCGCTTCGGCGGCGGCCGCCTCGGCCGACGCCGGGTCCGAGGGGGACTCCTGATGGACCCGGCAACCATCATCGGCATCATCATCGCCTTCGCGGCGATGTTCGCCATGCTCATCATGGAGGGCGCCAGCCCCTTCTCCATCCTGCTGCCGGCCCCCATGATCTTCGTGTTCGGAGCGACCATCGCCGTGGCGGTGGCCTCCGGCACCATCAAGGACCTGGGCGTGTGCATCAGAGGCATCCCCAAAGCCCTGCTGGGCAAGAAGCCCAAGGTGGCGGAGCGGATCGACAAGCTGGTGGAGCTGGCCGGCGTTGCCCGCGCCGAGGGATTCCTCGCCCTGGAGTCCCACGCTCAGGGGGAGGAGGACCCCTATTTCGCCGCCGGGCTGCAGTCCCTGGCCGACGGCGTGGACGGCGAAGCGCTGCGCCAGCAGCTCGAGGACGATATCGACACCAAGGCAGCCGCAGACCGGGTCCCGGCCAAGTTCTACACCACCATGGGCGCCTACGCGCCCACCATCGGGGTCATCGGGACTGTGGTCGCCCTGACCCAGGCGCTGGAGAACCTCACCGAGCCGGAGCGGCTGGGCTCGATGATCGCTGCAGCCTTCGTCGCAACCCTGTGGGGGCTGGTCTCCTCCAACCTGATGTGGCTGCCCATCGGGGCACGGCTGGGCCGGCTCTCCGAGCTGGAGCAGCAGGAGATGAATGTGACTATGGAGGGGCTGCTGGCCATCCAGGAGGGCAGTCAGCCCATGCTGCTGCAGGAGCGGCTCTCCTCCATGGTTCCCAGCAGCGAGCTGGCCTCCAAGGGCGGCGAGAAGGCCGAGGAGCCGGCTCCGGAGGGTGAGCCTGCCTGATGGCCGGGGAGGGCAGCGCCATCCGCAGCGGCAGCCCCCGCCGGGCCCGGTCGCGTCGCAGAAGCGAGGAGGTCCGGGACAACCCGGACCGGTGGATGGCCTCCTACATGGACGTGGTCACGGTGCTGATGTGCCTGTTCATCGTCCTGTACGCGATGTCCACCGTGGACGAGGATCGCTATGAGGCGCTGCGGCTCTCCCTGGCCACCGGGTTCGGCCGGGACGAGTCGGAGCTGGTGGAGGACACCGGGCTGCTGATCTCCGAGGAGTTCGCCGGGGACGAGGACCTGACGATCTTCGAGGAGGACGAGGACGCCGAAGAGCTTGAGGACGAACTGGTCATCGCCCAGCAGGAGTACGACGACCTCATGGAGCTCAAGCAGCAGCTGCGCCTCCGGCTGGAGGAGGCCGGGCACGAGGAGAGCGTGGACTTCACCCTGGACGAGCAGGGCCTGCACGTGCACCTGGTGGGCGCGGAGACGTTCTTCGATCCCTACGAGTCGACTCTCAGCGAGGAGGGGGTGGACATCATGGGGATCGTCGCCCCGGTGATAGCTCCCACGGACCGGTTCTTCGAGGTGGGCGGGCACGCCGATGAGCGGCAGCCGCTGCACACCTACCCGACCAACTGGGAGCTCTCCTCGGCCCGCGCCACCTCGGCCCTGCGGCAGCTGGTGGAGGAGGGCGACGTGGACCCGGCCCGGATCGTCTCCGTGGGGTACGGGCACGAGCATCCGATGAGTGAGGAGCTGTGGCGCAACCGCCGAGTGGATGTGAGCATCCTCTCCGACCAGCCGGACCAGGTGCGTGAGCTGCTGCCGGAGATCCGTGACGCCGCACAGGCGGGGGAGGAGCTGTCCCTTGAAGCCCTGCTGGAGGCCTCAGACTGATCCGGCCGCACGCTAACGGGGGGTGCGGGCCCGCCGATGGTAGGCCTTGTGACCCATACGCTCAGTGAGAAGACCGGTGCTGTGCGCAGTCCGCAGGAGGTCGCGGCGGGCCGTCCGCCGATGCTGTACGACTTCCGGCGTCCCACCACGCTGACTCGTGAGCACGCCCGGACGCTCGAGCTGGCCTTTGAGACCTTCGCCCGGCAGTGGGGC
The sequence above is drawn from the Nesterenkonia populi genome and encodes:
- a CDS encoding flagellar hook-length control protein FliK encodes the protein MSTLLNLLAAAPADPGAAVKAAARTRGDAEAFSRLLGAVSGDDSAEDREGEGSPKQALAALLKDAAAAEDEHHGAGAETEGLRRAFLAALHAGPRSGFAVLETEETSTVLVAEPEALEALAEEIPEAPADEDEETPEAESEDALQADPDADPLVSDTQEGEQSPALPTSSGSQEQQADDAAEAGSGVPEAEGADEVPGAEAADDAEQADGAEETAALETSPARTDRPPHAAAADDEPSPEGMPSAEEPAVAEDGQTAEDPSVQTAEAPAAKNGQPEEGDLRPADRRPESPRPGDAQSSSAPPSSAQPGSQQTGAASSAPTQQVSGADAAPALAPQAQGTPAAHAAGSAGASSQPVPQPLNAQLSTPVSQAASQLVSTGAGERTMTIRVAPESLGPVTVRAHMTSEGLRIELFAPHEQGREALRGIVADLRRDLAGMGVSTGASQVSISDQEAPAPSGSSQQGQQQRSADQQLMDAQAQDREQLSRRPGDDAPAAPEEALAEPEPEAAPLPLEPDPSGPRAQHIPGSLDLMV
- a CDS encoding flagellar hook assembly protein FlgD, which encodes MPDAIAPSVPPGIDPGLISDAISTGPSPSPQPRELRQEMDGEVFMHLLVTQLANQDPSSPMDTNDMIAQTTQLASMEQLTQMGSMMSGMAEAQQQLLSMDQRAAAAGLIGQIATTEEGPDGEEPTTGVVTGVSFDGEEPMVAIDGEPVPYSSIAAVAAPISEED
- a CDS encoding flagellar hook protein FlgE — translated: MLRSMNSGISGLRSHQTMLDVTGNNISNVNTTGYKGQSTQFQDTLSQITQGAAAGGAGAGGQNPAQIGLGVQVAGTSTNFTQGASQRTDVATDMMISGDGFFVLNKGGEQILTRAGSFSFDSQGRLTSPDGGIVQGRMGVDGEVPAGGALQDITLPPNMTVGGTATTAAEVEGNLPSDAEAGETRTLDREVFTEDGTSENLTLTFTRTAGGWDVAGSVGGATAAGSLDGGLSVGGIDVDLTGVTTYAGVDSVSIASQNGSGAGVLQSYTMGPDGTLTGQFSNGASVDIAQVVLGQVDNPEGLEKVGSSGYTVTANSGGINFVQPGAGGAGSLVGGALEMSNVDLSQEFTNLIVAQRGFQANARIITTSDEVLQELANIKR
- a CDS encoding flagellar FlbD family protein produces the protein MIVVTRLNQSRFAVNPDLIERIEEHPDTVLLMVNGERYVVTEPMREVIRLIVEHRAAVVASAAAASADAGSEGDS
- a CDS encoding motility protein A; the encoded protein is MDPATIIGIIIAFAAMFAMLIMEGASPFSILLPAPMIFVFGATIAVAVASGTIKDLGVCIRGIPKALLGKKPKVAERIDKLVELAGVARAEGFLALESHAQGEEDPYFAAGLQSLADGVDGEALRQQLEDDIDTKAAADRVPAKFYTTMGAYAPTIGVIGTVVALTQALENLTEPERLGSMIAAAFVATLWGLVSSNLMWLPIGARLGRLSELEQQEMNVTMEGLLAIQEGSQPMLLQERLSSMVPSSELASKGGEKAEEPAPEGEPA
- a CDS encoding OmpA/MotB family protein, with the protein product MAGEGSAIRSGSPRRARSRRRSEEVRDNPDRWMASYMDVVTVLMCLFIVLYAMSTVDEDRYEALRLSLATGFGRDESELVEDTGLLISEEFAGDEDLTIFEEDEDAEELEDELVIAQQEYDDLMELKQQLRLRLEEAGHEESVDFTLDEQGLHVHLVGAETFFDPYESTLSEEGVDIMGIVAPVIAPTDRFFEVGGHADERQPLHTYPTNWELSSARATSALRQLVEEGDVDPARIVSVGYGHEHPMSEELWRNRRVDVSILSDQPDQVRELLPEIRDAAQAGEELSLEALLEASD